GACGTGGTCGTCGTGGAAGTGGGTGAGGACGACGAGCGGGATGCGGCGGACGCCGAGGTCGCGCAGGCAGCGGTCGACCAGCGCGGGGTCGGGTCCGGCGTCCACGACGACCGCGTCCCCGTCGCCCGCGGCCAGCGCGAGCGCGTCGCCCTGGCCGACGTCGCAGGCCACGAGGCTCCAGCCGGCGGGCGGCCAGCCGGTGAGGACCCGGGTGAGGGGGACGGGGCGGAGGACGGCGAGCAGCACGAGGAGGGCGCAGGCGGTGCAGAGCCACCGGCGGCGGGCCAGGCGGCGGAAGCCGAGCAGGAGGGGAGGAGTCGCGGCGGCCAGGGCCAGCCCGCCGTACCACCCGCCCGGCCAGCCGTACGTGGCGCCGGGCAGCGCAGCCCCGGTCCTGGCGACGGCGGCGATCCACTCCGCCGCCCAGCCCGCGGGCGTCGCCAGCACCTCGGCGACGGGCATCGCGGGCAGGGCGACGGCGAGCGCCGCGAACCCCAGGACGGTGGCGGGCGCGACGGCGAACTCGGCGAGCAGGTTGCACGGAATCGCGACCAGGCTGACCCGCGCCGCGAGCACGGCGACGACCGGCGCGCACACCGCCTGCGCGGCCCCGGCCGCCGCCAGCGCCTCGGCGAGCCGCGGCGGCACCCGGCGGGCGCGCAGCGCCGCGCTCCAGCGGGGCGCGAGGGTGAGCAGCGCGGCCGTGGCCAGGACGGAGAGGAGGAAGCCGTACTCGCGGGCGAGCCACGGGTCGTAGAGGACGAGCAGCAGGACGGCGGCGGCGAGGGCGGGCAGCAGGGAGCGGCGGCGGCCGGTGCCGAGGGCGAGCAGGGTGAGGAGCCCGCAGACCGCCGCCCGCAGGACGCTGGGCTCGGGGCGGCAGACGACGACGAAGCCGAGGGTGAGGAGCCCGCCGAGGAGCGCGGTCGCGCGCAGCGGAATGCCGAGCCGCGGCGCGAGCCCGCGGCGCTCGGCACGCGCGGCGAGGTGGGGCGGTCCGATGAGCAGGGCGAGCAGGATCGTGAAGTTGGCTCCGCTGACGGCGAGGAGGTGAGTGAGGTCGGTGGCGTGGAAGGCGTCCTGGAGCTCGGCGGGGATGCGGGAGGTGTCGCCGACGACGAGCCCGGGCAGCAGCGCGCGGGCGTCGGCGGTGAGCCCGTCGGTGGCCTCGCGCAGCCCGCCCCGCAGCGCGCCCGCGGCGCGCTGCGCGGCGCTGGGCCCGCCCACGACGTCCGGCGGCCCGTCCCCGGCGGCCCGCAGCACGGCCCCCACGGCCCGGCCGCCCCCGGAGTCCGGCGAAACCCGCGCGTCGACCCGCACCCGGGTCGAGGGCAGAAGCCCCAGCCACGCTTGCCGCGCGGCGGCGTCACGGGGCTGCACGAGGACCAGCACGGGTGTCCGCACGCGGATGGTCTGCGGGGCGGTGGGGGGTGGAGTGGGAGCCGGGTCGGCGGCTTCGGGGGGTGCGTCGACGGCCGTTGTGGCGGGGGGAGTCGGCGTCAGATCGGTGGAGGTGGTCGCCTCCGGATCGGCGGCTTGCGGTGCGGGAAGGGCGGTCGGCGGGCCGGCGGCGGTCTGTGGTGCGGGGCTCTTCGGCGACGCCTGGGGCGTGTCCGTGGGGCGGGTGGTGACGTGGCGGGCTTCGGCCCTGAGGAGTACGGCGGCGGGGGCGGCGGCCGGGCCGCGGGCCTGCGGGCGGGTCAGCCGGGGGTCGGAGGTCACCTCCATCTCGACGGTGGCCTGCCCGTACCGTTCGGCGACCGCGGGCAGCGGCCCCCGGTGGAGGTCGGCACCGTGCAGCGCCGCAACGCCCGCCCCCGCCGCACCGCAGAGCAGCGCCGCCGCCCCGGCCACCAGCACCCGCGACCGCGCGGCGGCGACCGGGCGGACGGTGGCGGCGCCGCGTTCCGGGCGCGGCCCGTGCCACCTCCCGCGGAGGCCGGCGGCGGCAAGCAGCGCCAGCGCGGCGGCCGTCGCCAGCCCGCACGCCACCGGCACCGCCGCGCCCTCCCGGCCCAGCGCCAGCGCTGCCGCCGCCCAGGCGGCCAGCGCGGGCGGCACAAGCCGCAGATCGACCGGCCCCTCCGCCGCGGGGGCCTGGCCCGCCGTACCGTCCGCCCGCCGCGAGCCGGGTAACCGGCCCCGGGGTGCCGGGGACCGGCCAGGCGCGGCGGTGGCCGTGGTCGAGGCGGGGTCACGGCTGGACATGGGGGCGGAGGTCCGCGAAGCGGCTGTCACCGATGCCGTTCACGTCGCGGAGTTGCTCGATGTCGGTGAAGCCTCCGTTCTGGTCGCGGAAGTCGATGATGTGCTGCGCCAGCACGGGGCCGATGCCCGGCAGGGCGTCGAGCTGTTCCAGCGTCGCGGAGTTGAGGCTCACCACCGCGCTCGGTCCGGCCGCCGGCGAACCGCCTCCCGCCGGTGGGCTCGGGGTGGGGGCCGGTGGCGCGACCGACGCCGCGGGCGGCGGCTCGCCGACGACGATCTGCTCACCGTCGACCAGCGGCCGCGCCCGGTTCAGGCCGTCCGCCTCGGCGCCGGGGCGGACACCGCCCGCGGCGCGTAAGGCGTCCTCGACGCGGGACCCGGCAGGCAGCCGGTGGACACCCGGCTCGCGCACCTTGCCGACGACGTCCACCACCACGTCCGCTGCCGCACTGGCGCCGGGCTCCCCGGCGGTATCCGGCACCGCCGCCTCCGCGGCAGGCGATGGCGCCGAGCCGCGTGCCTCCGGAGGGTGTACGGGCTGGGGACGGCCGGACCAGAAGTGATACGCGGCGAGTGCGACC
The Streptomyces sp. CNQ-509 DNA segment above includes these coding regions:
- a CDS encoding ComEC/Rec2 family competence protein — protein: MAAWAAAALALGREGAAVPVACGLATAAALALLAAAGLRGRWHGPRPERGAATVRPVAAARSRVLVAGAAALLCGAAGAGVAALHGADLHRGPLPAVAERYGQATVEMEVTSDPRLTRPQARGPAAAPAAVLLRAEARHVTTRPTDTPQASPKSPAPQTAAGPPTALPAPQAADPEATTSTDLTPTPPATTAVDAPPEAADPAPTPPPTAPQTIRVRTPVLVLVQPRDAAARQAWLGLLPSTRVRVDARVSPDSGGGRAVGAVLRAAGDGPPDVVGGPSAAQRAAGALRGGLREATDGLTADARALLPGLVVGDTSRIPAELQDAFHATDLTHLLAVSGANFTILLALLIGPPHLAARAERRGLAPRLGIPLRATALLGGLLTLGFVVVCRPEPSVLRAAVCGLLTLLALGTGRRRSLLPALAAAVLLLVLYDPWLAREYGFLLSVLATAALLTLAPRWSAALRARRVPPRLAEALAAAGAAQAVCAPVVAVLAARVSLVAIPCNLLAEFAVAPATVLGFAALAVALPAMPVAEVLATPAGWAAEWIAAVARTGAALPGATYGWPGGWYGGLALAAATPPLLLGFRRLARRRWLCTACALLVLLAVLRPVPLTRVLTGWPPAGWSLVACDVGQGDALALAAGDGDAVVVDAGPDPALVDRCLRDLGVRRIPLVVLTHFHDDHVAGLAGVLRGRAVGAVQVGGLDEPPGQAAAVRRTAAAAGVPVVRARPGERRRVGGLSWQVVWPAAGAPPPAEPNDASVTLLVETAGLTVLLPGDLEPPAQRALLAAAPRLPRLDALKVPHHGSAYQDHELLRRLRPRFALVSAGAGNPYGHPSPRTVAALRAQGAAVLRTDLHGPLALTAEGDGEDRTPAATVGGS
- a CDS encoding ComEA family DNA-binding protein, with amino-acid sequence MRERLPVWIRLRCGLEPGTCAALVLVLVAGVALAAYHFWSGRPQPVHPPEARGSAPSPAAEAAVPDTAGEPGASAAADVVVDVVGKVREPGVHRLPAGSRVEDALRAAGGVRPGAEADGLNRARPLVDGEQIVVGEPPPAASVAPPAPTPSPPAGGGSPAAGPSAVVSLNSATLEQLDALPGIGPVLAQHIIDFRDQNGGFTDIEQLRDVNGIGDSRFADLRPHVQP